GATCCTTTGAGCCAAGAAATCGTTCCTCTCTCCAATCAATGTGTCAATTTTAATATCAGGGCTAATGTTCCTTTCTAAATTTGTTTATCAGTTTGAAATGTCATTTGCCCTGCAGTATTTAGTTCCCAGAATCTTTCACCATGTAATCTGTCTCCAAAATGGATATTATGTCAGTGGTGCTGCCTGCACCTACATCTAATGGAGTAACGCGCAGGGAATGTGGTAATTTTACAGCTACAGCTGCACTTTAAGTTTTTTTTGGTTTGACTGCAGAGTAGGCACCAGAGAAgatcaattccagatttgtttaatGTGTTGTTCAATGGTTTATTCCCCAACATCACTCCAGTTAATCAACTAATAAGGCTCAATTATCAAGTGCAAAGGTTTTAAGAGATTCCAAAAGGCAAGATCCAGTGATATTCACTGTTTGCATCTCCCCAAGGTCAAGACTCCGCACTCACAGATTTAAGAAGCAGCAAACCCCATGATTGAAAAGTCCACACAGTAAGAGAAACAGTCCCACCCGACCACCTTCAGTCATTCAGTTTTAGGTGTGAATCCCCAGCCCACCAGCAGCTTTCAGTTAACTGAGGAAACTGGTCATGGTATGTGATTAGCTAGTTTCAGTTCTGCAATTCTAAACTCCCATCCAGTCAGCGAAATGAGAAACAATATTTGGAGCAACATCAGAAAATATTCTCTTTGCATTTTTATTGTGATCCACAGAATACAAAATAACAAAATACACCAATCGATACAACATTTACAAACTATAGAATCTTCCAGTTACAGTAAAATGTACAATCAGGAACCCCAGGTCCCATCATCcttatgtttgaaaaaaaagtacaATTGATTTGTCTTGTTTGATCAGAATAAGGCCTTGCGTTCACATCAAACTGGGTTTCCAGAATTTTTATTCCTGGTTAGTGACGGGATCTTGAATCATCATGGTATTCCTGGAATGAACAGCAGGAATacaaaaattatttttgaatgGACTGAGTTCAGTCTGAGTTTGGTGTTTTATTGTTAATGTTGATCATAATTGAGAGACAGTTCTCTGGCACAAATTCCCCAGCTTATACTTACATTTGAAGACATATCATGTGATGTTTCTGTTGATTTGCTTTTCACCTGCATTAAAATGTTCAGATTAATCAGTTTATCATCAGGAATCAGTCAGACATTTTGTAGCTAATACTGAGTATATTAAATCATAAATggggaaatgttaactcttgataTTTATGGCTCTCTGCGTAaaagtaaataaatttaaaaatacagaacTGCCTCAGACACTATTGCCATGCAGCTGAACGCAGTCTTCATCGGTTTATTCAAGTTAATAATTATCTGACATAAACTTTCAAATTATACTCACATTGGGAGACTCCTCAACTGATGTTTCTGTTGATTCATTTTTCATCTGGAAAAGAAAGATTTATAACTTATAATTTAAAACTTTGCAGACAATCTTGATCACCTCAAAGTGCCTCATAGCTAAACCTTTAAATACAATCAGGTTATAAACAAAGAACTGATGAAACTTTAGATTCTGCATTGGGGTTCAACGGCTCACACTGAAATTTTCCATTTCAGATCCAAGATATTGAGCCGGATGAATCCCGTAGTGATGAGAAAGCTTGATCAATCAGTGTCAGGAGTTGACTGGTTAGCTTCTTGGTCATTTGCAAGGCTCAACAGTGAACCATCGCctctccagaagctgctgccagTCAGAGACCATCAGTTTTTGCGTCTGAGAGGTTATCGGTGGGGGCCAAGTCCTTTAGGGGTCCACACAGGCGAGAAGGTAAAACTTTTTGCTTCAGTTCTCATGGGGTGGGGTTTGTAAGGAGCGGAATGTCAGGAGGAAATGCACGTAAGGGGCAGGGGTGTTTCAATGGTCACTACCCCTTGCACCATCCCCATCCTCCATCGCTGTTTTTAATTGTCCTCAGATTGTAACAAACGGATACCTCCCCAAACAGGCAGCGGGCCGCTCTGGTTTCCCACTGACAACTTTTCTCACCCACCAGGAAAGCAGCTGATTAGGACGATCATATGTTGAGGCCTTTATTGATTGACCACTTCAAGGCCATATTTGCTGGCAAATTGGGAAGGAACTATGCATCCAGCACTAAATTACTGCGGCAGTGAGATGGGGGCAAGCAAGACTCCATAATGATTCACTCAATGATTTTCTCCAACCACCACATTCTTGCAGGGTTGATAATAGTTTGTCCTCACTGATGGAATGGAGAAATATTCACTCCTATTCTCCTAATCTCAAAACAGCAGTGATAAATCCAGCTCTTGGGACGTGGGGCTGTATTGTTGATGGATAAATTACTGGAAGCCACATTGACCCTTCCACGTAAAGAAATGATGAGGAAATTGTAATCAATGATGCCCTCATGAAACCGTCAGATCGGCATATCGAGTTATTATAGTTCTTGTCAGTGGCATGTATTTTCCGTGAATCGAGAAAATTCTAAAATGTATGAAATAACTAACAGCTACTGGGCATCAATTCAACAAAATCCATAAACAACCCAACAGTAACTAAACATCAGAATCTCCTCAGCCACAGCCTCTGTTTGGGcatttatttaattaaattatTTAGAGTCTATTGTGATAAACCCAGGTCTCAATGGGCTATAGGCATCAATATTGATCTGATGGTAGCTCAGTTTAGAGTTTGATACAGAATAATGCCAACAGTATGGaatcaattcctgcaccagctgaggcaGTTCTTGTGACCACTCTGCTCAACTTGCCCCATGGTATTATCCGTAATTGCCTACCCTCAGTTAATGAGGATGCTCTATGAAGCGAAAGTGAGATAAGCACCTAGTGCAAAATACTTACATCCGGCAAGTCCTCAAGGGATGTTTCTGTTGACATGCTTTTCACCTGgaataaaatatttaattcataTAATTAGCATTTTGCAAATAGTTTTGAATCATGGAATCATTTCCAAAGAAAAGCTTTAAATCACAGAAGATTATAGGTAAGGAGGTGACAATATTTTGAATTTCAGAGTCACAATTCTTTGACTCAAGTGTTGCTGTGGAAAAAACCGTTGCAGTAATAATCAATCCAGTTCTGGGACAATGGAGCTACAATGCTGATGGGTATAATAATGCAGACCATTCTCCATCAACTGGCATTTATTGTGTTGAATCtgcaggtcccttctaaatcagACCAGTAGATAATGTATTTTATTGGTGAGAGGTAGTGTTGTCCTAGTGCCAATATATGTATCTGCCCAGTCATGTGGATGTTCAGCTGACATTAACCTCAGAGAAGAACAAATGCTCCCTCTGCATTTGActtccccctcccctaccccaacATACCCTCTCCCCCAATATCTCAGATGAAAACAAATTAACATCTCATACTCCATTCCAACCTCGTTTCATTCTGGGTTTTATACATTTTTTTGATAATTCTGCACAACAAGAAAATAATCTGACAAAGTTTTAAGTTTCTACTCACATTTGGTGATTCCTCAACTGACGTGGGTTTTGCTTCGGTTTTGACCTGTATTGAAATATTAATATTGAAGTAATTAGCTCAGTAGAACAGTGAGACATGTGAATTTTCAAAATGATAGAAGCCTCATTGTCCTgatgtgtgtaattgtgtgcttACCTCAAGACTGTTTTCGTTCAACTCTGATGAGTCACTGTTGCTGTCAACTGTCTTCAATCCTCGACACTGTACATCAATGTCAACAATCTCATCAGCAAAATAT
The window above is part of the Stegostoma tigrinum isolate sSteTig4 chromosome 7, sSteTig4.hap1, whole genome shotgun sequence genome. Proteins encoded here:
- the LOC125454513 gene encoding secreted phosphoprotein 24-like; this translates as MKVFLLTIAAVQILHCSGKPSPKDALRASVLKLNRITETSNLCGITRRRVKDIHRTGKLSYNVDLTFSVKETICSKNSGLEFDDPSCHFRAKKPAEKGLCKSHVAYFADEIVDIDVQCRGLKTVDSNSDSSELNENSLEVKTEAKPTSVEESPNVKSMSTETSLEDLPDMKNESTETSVEESPNVKSKSTETSHDMSSNEYHDDSRSRH